From Arcobacter sp. CECT 8986, a single genomic window includes:
- a CDS encoding tyrosine-type recombinase/integrase, whose amino-acid sequence MKYPLDCENSFDKTFLFWLCRFLRNKITSLSNRQVTNKDRLAQILHELIQGYSSIDELKDTIKEVRNIGINSIHVYFIPLQKLYTFLCSFGAGSLKEIDEELLSDFLASQTANLSDATKKNYRIALISFFGYIDKQNEEKNGFVHRFGIELKNWGGLSGKSGTKLPSFMKKDEIQRFIEGIDAYPFSAKIAARNRLIIKTILYTGIRVSEAINIDLKDFNKDEDAYIIQVRGKGNKPRVVMIKESIIINDLKEWFEYRVCEDNLLFCNQKGKALSQAYISSIVEKILLSVGIRKEKNGAHMLRHTFATMLYQKSKDLILVQESLGHADINTSRIYTHFDKEKLRKTTDIF is encoded by the coding sequence ATGAAATACCCATTAGATTGTGAAAATAGCTTTGATAAGACATTTCTATTTTGGTTATGCAGATTTCTTAGAAATAAAATAACATCACTATCCAATCGACAAGTAACAAATAAAGATAGGCTTGCGCAAATACTACATGAATTAATTCAAGGATACTCATCTATTGATGAATTAAAAGATACAATAAAAGAAGTTAGAAATATAGGAATAAATAGTATTCATGTATATTTTATACCACTTCAAAAATTATACACATTCTTATGCAGTTTTGGTGCAGGTTCATTAAAAGAAATAGATGAAGAGTTGTTAAGTGATTTTCTTGCTTCGCAAACAGCAAATTTATCAGATGCAACGAAAAAGAATTATAGAATCGCCCTAATCTCATTTTTTGGATATATAGATAAACAAAATGAAGAAAAAAATGGTTTTGTTCATAGATTTGGAATTGAGCTTAAAAACTGGGGAGGTTTATCAGGAAAATCAGGTACAAAACTACCCTCTTTTATGAAAAAAGATGAGATACAAAGATTTATTGAAGGTATCGATGCATATCCTTTTAGTGCTAAAATAGCAGCTAGAAATCGTTTAATTATAAAAACTATACTATATACAGGAATTAGGGTTAGTGAGGCTATTAATATTGACCTTAAAGATTTTAATAAAGATGAAGATGCTTATATTATTCAAGTAAGAGGAAAAGGTAATAAACCAAGAGTTGTAATGATAAAAGAATCAATAATTATAAATGATTTAAAGGAGTGGTTTGAATATAGAGTATGTGAGGATAATCTTCTTTTTTGTAATCAAAAAGGAAAAGCTCTAAGTCAAGCTTACATTAGTAGTATTGTAGAAAAAATTCTTTTAAGTGTTGGTATTCGAAAAGAAAAAAATGGTGCACACATGTTAAGACATACATTTGCGACAATGCTTTATCAAAAAAGTAAAGATTTGATTTTAGTTCAAGAATCATTAGGACATGCAGATATAAATACTTCTAGAATATATACACACTTTGACAAAGAGAAACTAAGAAAAACAACAGATATATTTTAA
- a CDS encoding T6SS phospholipase effector Tle1-like catalytic domain-containing protein, which produces MSNDITIGNAFHKVGEVAHINEYCTQDNKPIEDDIKTRIAYIIISNEDIKELLDSTSDKQTILNTTKDKYSSYLLNGVQQESQENKILTYDKLKGVTEQIVDKKLITLCSVKLYNCKSYGSVLKAKKYHHAYKKVLNENLKENLDKKSISCLTFTKNSCQQILKQEDNKSLKINKDTQPYIIISMPYVYNIKENSKNKELEKICYEDKIIASYLPEVIVEYGVFFDGTKNNIYNIDFYRNFMKFLKEPAKDIENEINENDELEDREKLKDRKQGTIEEYILSIDNPEFTNETKKIIINQMEKASIRYFDSKSVFIVDTNKNKEKIITTKKAEEDAKKVFEYLLDIKNSKKNAKEKTISEYIIEKILPDDDKESSFTNGETNVSRLYELYDGDDVKKNVDNLPNTRFKLYESGSGTFNPFIQKDYEDDSIWGLGLGTGESGVIAHCLYACIKIAEQLRKASITHMDELVLDTFGFSRGSTSARHFICTLLKNTTLLKNTKRDYTVKPKNNKDIFYELFGSNGYVRIGNKTIFNPLRTDIEYINPHNHDYDKVYNPFYKEKELVIDSISFRFVGIYDTVTHYGVMQSNDYDDLNINFFENDNNKKLGHVVHLMADDEFRYNFEAYSIFTSINKHYYKESTEKRKDGGPRFEEFYVPGAHADVGGGYNEENELIYLGDFIIEDKKIPEYLEKNIEKWNNKYNWLKTNAVILKDSKKDIDKLKEKPEKEGFYYYIKNVYSLEQREHIWGDLLNWQYHLHLYMYKPKVSNKYEHVTMKLMYDKAIYQDSITQSNKKDEFEIVPLGNFVKEYKFNEDSILTSTYESLKKHGILKIEDNDTYRTLKDSYLHHSSQVGNFVNKPSDEEKSGFELYGKRVIYSTEGKEFTRN; this is translated from the coding sequence ATGAGTAATGATATAACTATAGGAAATGCCTTTCATAAAGTAGGTGAAGTTGCGCATATAAATGAATATTGTACACAAGATAATAAACCGATAGAAGATGATATAAAAACAAGAATAGCTTATATTATAATCTCAAATGAAGATATAAAAGAACTATTAGACTCAACTAGCGATAAACAAACTATCTTAAATACTACAAAAGATAAATATAGCTCATATTTACTAAATGGTGTACAACAAGAATCACAAGAAAATAAAATATTAACTTATGACAAATTAAAAGGTGTAACAGAACAAATAGTTGATAAAAAATTAATAACTCTTTGTAGTGTAAAACTTTATAACTGTAAATCTTATGGAAGTGTATTAAAAGCAAAAAAATATCATCATGCCTATAAAAAAGTATTAAATGAAAATTTAAAAGAAAATCTTGATAAAAAAAGTATCTCTTGTTTAACTTTTACTAAAAATAGTTGCCAACAGATTCTAAAACAAGAAGATAATAAATCTTTAAAAATAAATAAAGATACACAACCTTATATAATAATATCAATGCCATATGTATACAATATAAAAGAAAACTCTAAAAACAAAGAATTAGAAAAGATTTGTTATGAAGATAAAATAATAGCTTCTTATTTGCCTGAAGTAATAGTAGAATATGGAGTATTTTTTGATGGTACAAAAAATAATATATATAATATAGATTTTTATAGAAATTTTATGAAGTTTTTAAAAGAGCCTGCAAAAGATATAGAAAATGAAATAAATGAAAATGATGAATTAGAAGACAGAGAAAAACTAAAAGATAGAAAACAAGGAACAATAGAAGAATACATCCTTTCAATAGATAATCCAGAATTTACAAATGAAACAAAAAAAATAATTATAAATCAAATGGAAAAGGCTTCAATAAGATATTTTGATAGTAAATCGGTTTTTATTGTAGATACAAATAAAAATAAAGAGAAAATTATAACTACAAAAAAAGCAGAAGAAGACGCTAAAAAAGTATTTGAGTATTTACTTGATATAAAAAATAGTAAAAAAAATGCTAAAGAGAAAACTATCTCAGAATATATAATTGAAAAAATACTTCCAGATGATGATAAAGAAAGTAGCTTTACAAATGGTGAAACAAATGTTAGTAGATTATATGAATTATATGATGGTGATGATGTAAAGAAAAATGTAGATAACCTTCCAAATACAAGATTTAAACTTTATGAAAGTGGTTCTGGAACATTTAATCCTTTTATACAAAAAGATTATGAAGATGATTCTATTTGGGGATTAGGTTTAGGAACAGGAGAGAGTGGAGTAATAGCACACTGCTTATATGCTTGTATAAAAATTGCAGAACAATTAAGAAAAGCTTCAATAACACATATGGATGAATTAGTTTTAGATACATTTGGATTTAGTAGAGGTTCAACTAGTGCACGACATTTTATTTGTACTTTATTAAAAAACACTACCTTATTAAAAAATACAAAAAGAGATTATACAGTAAAGCCAAAAAATAATAAAGATATATTTTATGAACTCTTTGGAAGTAATGGATATGTGAGAATAGGTAATAAAACTATATTTAATCCACTTCGAACAGATATAGAATATATTAATCCACATAACCATGATTATGATAAAGTTTATAATCCTTTTTATAAAGAAAAAGAACTTGTAATAGATTCAATCTCTTTTAGATTTGTAGGAATATACGATACTGTAACACACTATGGAGTAATGCAATCAAATGATTATGATGATTTAAATATTAATTTTTTTGAAAACGACAATAATAAAAAACTAGGTCATGTAGTTCATCTAATGGCTGATGATGAGTTTAGATATAACTTTGAAGCATACTCTATTTTTACAAGTATAAATAAACATTATTATAAAGAGAGCACAGAAAAAAGAAAAGATGGTGGTCCAAGATTTGAAGAGTTTTATGTTCCTGGAGCTCATGCAGATGTAGGAGGGGGATATAATGAAGAAAATGAATTGATTTATCTTGGTGATTTTATAATAGAAGATAAAAAAATACCAGAATATTTGGAGAAAAATATAGAAAAATGGAATAATAAATATAACTGGTTAAAAACTAATGCAGTAATACTAAAAGACTCTAAAAAAGATATTGATAAATTAAAAGAAAAACCAGAAAAAGAAGGTTTTTATTATTATATAAAGAATGTATATAGTTTAGAACAAAGAGAACATATATGGGGTGATTTATTAAATTGGCAATATCATTTACACTTATATATGTATAAACCTAAAGTATCAAATAAATATGAACATGTAACAATGAAACTAATGTATGATAAAGCTATATATCAAGATTCAATAACTCAAAGTAATAAAAAAGATGAATTTGAGATTGTTCCTCTTGGAAACTTTGTTAAAGAATACAAATTTAATGAAGATAGTATATTGACTAGTACATATGAGAGTTTAAAAAAACATGGTATTTTAAAAATAGAAGATAATGATACATACAGAACTTTAAAAGATAGCTATTTGCATCACTCTTCACAAGTTGGTAATTTTGTAAATAAACCTTCAGATGAAGAAAAGTCTGGTTTTGAACTATATGGTAAAAGAGTTATTTATTCTACTGAGGGTAAAGAATTTACCAGAAATTAA
- the cheB gene encoding chemotaxis-specific protein-glutamate methyltransferase CheB has translation MYTVLVIDDSPSMRRILKDMINSIDEFEVIADAMDAYDAREKIKQYEPDLVTIDINMPKMDGVTFLRNLMRLHPMPAVVVSGESVRGNDIFDDGAVGFIPKPENGESMVKFQARIKDTLLNLTFLLKRYTLKKPKPLKPVKSKTVHEIEYKIHPDEVIKLNQATFSGSKVIAIGSSTGGVESLLKVFKRLPSNLPPIVITQHIPYGFSSSFAQRLNANSNVIVYEAKDAMVLEHGHAYLAPGNMHLTIEKRRDGKYVTKLLDTKKVSHHKPSVDVLFRSVNNSAGGGAMAVMMTGMGDDGTIAMKELHDNGAYTVAQNKETCVVFGMPAKAIEANAVKDIIPLDEIADYIVDFSKNRRK, from the coding sequence ATGTATACAGTATTAGTTATAGATGATTCCCCATCAATGAGAAGAATTCTAAAAGATATGATAAATTCAATTGACGAGTTTGAGGTTATTGCAGATGCTATGGATGCATACGATGCAAGAGAAAAAATCAAGCAATATGAACCTGATTTAGTAACAATTGATATTAATATGCCAAAAATGGATGGAGTTACTTTTTTAAGAAATTTAATGAGACTTCACCCTATGCCAGCAGTTGTAGTTTCTGGTGAAAGTGTTAGAGGAAATGACATTTTTGATGATGGTGCAGTGGGATTTATTCCTAAACCTGAAAATGGTGAATCAATGGTTAAATTTCAAGCAAGAATAAAAGATACATTACTTAATCTTACTTTCTTACTTAAAAGATATACTTTAAAAAAACCAAAACCTTTAAAACCAGTAAAATCTAAAACTGTTCATGAAATAGAATACAAAATTCATCCAGATGAAGTAATCAAATTAAATCAAGCTACATTTTCAGGAAGTAAAGTAATTGCTATTGGCTCTTCAACAGGTGGAGTGGAATCTTTATTAAAAGTTTTCAAAAGATTACCTTCTAATTTACCCCCTATTGTAATTACTCAACACATACCTTATGGTTTCTCTTCTTCTTTTGCACAAAGATTAAATGCTAATTCAAATGTGATTGTATATGAAGCTAAAGATGCAATGGTTTTAGAACATGGACATGCATATTTAGCTCCAGGGAATATGCACTTAACAATTGAAAAAAGAAGAGATGGAAAGTATGTTACAAAACTTTTAGATACAAAAAAAGTTAGTCATCACAAACCAAGTGTTGATGTATTGTTTAGATCTGTAAACAATAGTGCGGGTGGTGGTGCTATGGCTGTCATGATGACAGGTATGGGAGATGATGGAACAATTGCAATGAAAGAGCTACATGATAATGGTGCATATACAGTTGCACAAAATAAAGAAACTTGCGTAGTTTTTGGTATGCCAGCAAAAGCAATTGAAGCAAATGCTGTAAAAGATATTATTCCTTTAGATGAAATTGCTGATTATATAGTTGATTTTTCTAAAAACAGAAGAAAATAG
- a CDS encoding tetratricopeptide repeat protein yields the protein MKLIIKLILQITLFTILLNAQELKKSEYDINKCIKITYTKEDIKNYKKLIEEGELQGYSCAGIYYTRQGNFDEAINYFNKGKEKGSIESYAQLGSLYLSFLHDNKKAVKNFKIAANAGHGKAAHNLGVYYYRNFKYDEAYKWFIKSYETGDLNSLISIGLMYIDQKKYDEAIDTFKKVGKLGEPRGYYELGTFYQLNKDMKDKEKGIKYYKKCYEMGYGKCASAIGEYYEEDRKDYKKAIEWYKKGVKLQYRGSLQKLGLLYATILKDFNKSIYWYKKCYEKFNYSGCAADIGYTYQIDLKDYKKAEKWYKIGYKLGSGKAANNLGYIYNYTYKDEKKAIEWYKKAAKLGHKKAINKLNDLGISYE from the coding sequence ATGAAATTAATAATAAAACTAATATTACAAATAACTTTATTTACAATATTATTAAATGCTCAAGAATTAAAAAAAAGTGAATATGATATAAATAAATGTATAAAGATAACATATACAAAAGAAGATATAAAAAATTATAAGAAACTAATAGAAGAGGGTGAGCTACAAGGATATAGTTGTGCTGGTATATACTATACAAGGCAAGGTAATTTTGATGAAGCAATAAATTACTTTAATAAAGGAAAAGAAAAAGGAAGTATAGAATCATATGCACAACTTGGCAGTTTATATTTAAGTTTTTTACATGATAATAAAAAAGCAGTTAAAAACTTTAAAATAGCAGCAAATGCAGGACATGGAAAAGCTGCACATAATTTGGGTGTGTATTACTATAGAAACTTTAAATATGATGAAGCATATAAATGGTTTATAAAATCATATGAAACAGGAGATTTAAACTCACTAATTTCTATTGGATTAATGTATATAGACCAAAAAAAATATGATGAAGCAATAGATACTTTTAAAAAAGTTGGTAAATTAGGTGAACCAAGAGGTTATTATGAATTAGGAACTTTTTACCAATTAAATAAAGACATGAAAGATAAAGAAAAAGGAATTAAATACTATAAAAAATGTTATGAAATGGGATATGGGAAATGTGCTTCTGCAATAGGAGAGTATTATGAAGAAGATAGGAAAGATTACAAAAAAGCAATTGAGTGGTATAAAAAAGGTGTTAAACTTCAATATAGAGGTTCTCTTCAAAAATTAGGTCTTTTATATGCAACAATATTAAAAGATTTTAATAAGTCAATTTATTGGTATAAGAAATGTTATGAAAAGTTCAACTATTCAGGATGTGCTGCTGATATAGGATATACATATCAAATAGATTTAAAAGATTATAAAAAAGCTGAAAAGTGGTATAAAATAGGATACAAATTAGGAAGTGGAAAAGCTGCAAATAATTTAGGATATATTTACAATTATACATATAAAGATGAAAAAAAAGCGATTGAATGGTATAAAAAAGCTGCTAAACTAGGTCATAAAAAAGCTATTAATAAACTAAATGATTTAGGAATATCATATGAGTAA
- a CDS encoding response regulator: MAKLLIVDDSTMLRDMLNYALNEGGYNDVTEAIDGVDGLEKAKASTYDLIITDVNMPNMDGLTLISELRKLSQYASKPILVLTTERSDEMKAKGKAAGATGWIVKPFVPDQLLKAVNIVLSR; this comes from the coding sequence ATGGCTAAGCTTTTAATAGTAGATGACTCAACAATGTTAAGAGATATGTTAAACTATGCACTTAATGAGGGTGGGTATAATGATGTTACTGAAGCAATTGATGGCGTTGATGGGTTAGAAAAAGCAAAAGCTTCAACTTATGATTTAATTATAACTGATGTAAATATGCCAAATATGGATGGACTTACATTAATTAGTGAATTAAGAAAGTTGTCTCAGTACGCAAGTAAACCTATTTTAGTATTAACTACTGAAAGAAGTGATGAAATGAAAGCAAAAGGTAAAGCAGCAGGTGCTACAGGATGGATTGTTAAACCTTTCGTTCCTGATCAATTGCTTAAAGCAGTTAACATAGTATTAAGTAGATAA
- a CDS encoding CheR family methyltransferase yields MSNTLQLHNRVKKILYSLTGITLAENKDIMIANRLHKLKRNTKFTGGDIEELLDSVEKGNYITEFINTFTTNKTHFFRECFHFEDLRDRVLPMFANSAKPIKMYCSASSTGEEPYSMAMTVMEAKESLQKNISATIVATDIDTNVLQYAANGVYRYSKSSKEFPEWIQPPKYFKRRVEKNLASEEILIKVKDDLKRMITFKVMNLNDGSYPFQKEEFDVIFCRNVLIYFSVEDQNKILKKLFTHLKIGGTLYLGHSENPHDLINYVQRIGQNIFIKTKDLF; encoded by the coding sequence ATGAGTAATACATTACAACTTCACAATAGAGTGAAAAAAATTCTTTATTCTTTGACAGGTATTACACTTGCAGAGAATAAAGATATAATGATTGCAAATAGACTACATAAATTAAAAAGAAATACTAAATTTACAGGCGGTGATATAGAAGAACTTCTTGACTCTGTTGAGAAAGGAAACTATATTACAGAATTTATTAATACTTTTACTACAAATAAAACTCATTTTTTTAGAGAGTGTTTTCATTTTGAAGATTTAAGAGATAGAGTTTTACCAATGTTTGCAAATAGTGCAAAACCTATAAAGATGTATTGTTCTGCTTCTTCAACTGGAGAAGAGCCGTATTCTATGGCTATGACTGTAATGGAAGCAAAAGAGAGCTTACAAAAAAATATTAGTGCTACAATTGTTGCTACAGATATTGATACAAATGTACTTCAATATGCAGCAAATGGTGTTTACAGATATTCAAAATCATCAAAAGAGTTTCCTGAATGGATTCAACCTCCTAAATATTTTAAAAGAAGAGTTGAAAAAAATCTAGCTAGTGAAGAGATATTAATAAAAGTTAAAGATGATTTGAAAAGAATGATTACATTTAAAGTTATGAATTTAAATGATGGGTCTTATCCTTTTCAAAAAGAAGAGTTTGATGTTATTTTTTGTAGAAATGTATTGATTTATTTTTCTGTGGAAGATCAAAATAAAATATTAAAAAAACTATTCACACATCTAAAAATTGGTGGTACATTGTATTTGGGGCATTCAGAAAACCCTCATGATTTAATTAATTATGTACAAAGAATAGGACAAAATATTTTTATTAAAACTAAGGATTTATTTTGA
- a CDS encoding chemotaxis protein CheD, translating into MIIIGHKDGSIEKASNSRFNQKIKGYNTHTIIGGEFAVGKDDDEVAFKTLLGSCVAIMFYDKVTKVKGMNHFLLPSTKNSNEDMKYGLYSVEAMLNEMYKLGCRKENISAKISGGADIMQLKALQSSIGHRNVEFAKDFCKAEGFKLISEHTRGEHGRLILLTNDFDTFIKVTQKSDTDAKIVTEEKALQTEITKEPVIKEYVGGVDLFNDEHKEEPQMEIELF; encoded by the coding sequence TTGATAATAATTGGCCACAAAGATGGAAGTATTGAAAAAGCTTCTAATTCGCGTTTTAACCAAAAGATAAAAGGATATAACACTCATACTATTATTGGTGGAGAGTTTGCTGTTGGTAAAGATGATGATGAAGTAGCTTTTAAAACATTACTAGGTTCTTGTGTAGCTATTATGTTTTATGACAAAGTTACAAAAGTAAAAGGTATGAATCACTTTTTACTTCCTTCAACAAAAAATTCAAATGAAGATATGAAGTATGGATTATATTCTGTTGAAGCAATGCTAAATGAAATGTATAAATTAGGGTGTAGAAAAGAGAATATTAGTGCTAAAATTTCTGGTGGTGCTGATATTATGCAACTAAAAGCATTACAATCAAGTATTGGACATAGAAATGTTGAGTTTGCAAAAGATTTTTGTAAAGCTGAGGGTTTTAAGCTTATTAGCGAACATACCAGAGGTGAACATGGTAGATTAATCTTATTGACAAATGATTTTGATACTTTTATTAAAGTTACTCAAAAATCTGATACAGATGCTAAAATTGTTACTGAAGAGAAAGCTCTTCAAACTGAGATTACAAAAGAACCAGTTATTAAAGAATATGTTGGTGGTGTTGACTTATTTAACGATGAGCATAAAGAAGAACCACAAATGGAAATTGAATTATTTTAA
- a CDS encoding chemotaxis protein CheA: protein MAGFDISKYREMFVEEAEELFESADNVLLEAETNGSLTDDQMGQLFRDVHTLKGSGASVELSLFAEFTHDVENMMDKLRNHDIEFQPEMAGTLIDALDVMRELLDLEVAEELTRETFDDMTASLLTDIRMYISGESPAKTEEVSTPVVQEQQTVEENTPTVETVSKDDDSIGFFDDDLNEQKNHKTYGIFHDDDLEEGEVPYGFFDDELNETAKISMEDTSSQSIYSDEDNFGFFDDMPEITPDAQIQTNDIKEEKIEEVKPAVQEVKKEEKVQTSNTPATPSKPTAPTSDKKPERQERAVRAKKPTSTNNIRVNLDKIDLLMNNVGDLVITNAMLTQFSSSIEEAKTRNAVLERLELLERHIRDMQDSIMSIRMVPMESIYSKFPKVVRDISRKLSKKVDFLHYGDGVEIDKAMIEGLTDPLMHIIRNSLDHGLETPDERLRCGKKETGLISISAEQANGQMIITIKDDGRGIDAEKVAQKALENGQIDDNQFATMTDNDKAMLVFGAGVSTAKEITDISGRGVGMDVVKTNIQKLGGAIKLDTEKGYGTTITIMLPLTLAILDGLDIAVGDQKYILPLSSIVESLQPTSDMIKKIGDGTQDLLMLREEFIPVVRLHNLFGIKPTFTKLEDGMLIVVKSGNQKVAISIDEFLNQHQVVVKPLDKNFRSVDGIGAATVRGDGSIGLILDVLGIINAQIKIEKDLSATKKRKAS from the coding sequence ATGGCTGGTTTTGATATATCTAAATACAGAGAGATGTTTGTAGAAGAAGCAGAAGAGCTTTTTGAGTCAGCAGATAATGTTCTATTAGAAGCAGAAACTAATGGATCTTTAACTGATGATCAAATGGGTCAATTATTTAGAGATGTTCATACTTTAAAAGGTAGTGGAGCATCAGTTGAATTGAGTTTATTTGCAGAATTTACTCACGATGTAGAAAACATGATGGATAAGCTTAGAAATCATGATATAGAATTTCAACCAGAAATGGCAGGAACTCTTATTGATGCATTAGATGTTATGAGAGAGTTATTAGATTTAGAAGTTGCTGAAGAATTAACAAGAGAAACTTTTGATGATATGACTGCGTCTTTATTAACTGATATTAGAATGTATATTAGCGGCGAAAGTCCAGCTAAAACTGAAGAAGTATCTACTCCTGTTGTACAAGAACAACAAACTGTAGAAGAAAATACTCCAACTGTAGAAACTGTTTCTAAAGATGATGATAGTATTGGTTTTTTTGATGATGATTTAAATGAACAAAAAAATCATAAAACTTATGGAATCTTCCATGATGATGATTTAGAAGAGGGCGAAGTTCCTTATGGTTTCTTTGATGATGAATTAAATGAAACAGCTAAGATTAGTATGGAAGATACTTCTTCTCAAAGTATTTACAGTGATGAAGATAATTTTGGTTTCTTTGATGATATGCCAGAAATTACTCCTGATGCACAAATTCAAACAAATGATATTAAAGAAGAAAAAATAGAAGAAGTTAAACCTGCTGTACAAGAAGTTAAAAAAGAAGAAAAAGTACAGACTTCAAATACACCAGCTACTCCTTCTAAACCTACTGCACCAACTTCAGATAAAAAACCTGAAAGACAAGAGAGAGCAGTAAGAGCTAAAAAGCCTACTTCAACAAATAACATTAGAGTAAATCTTGATAAAATTGATTTATTAATGAATAATGTTGGTGATTTAGTAATTACAAATGCAATGTTAACTCAATTTTCTTCTTCAATTGAAGAAGCAAAAACAAGAAATGCTGTACTTGAAAGATTAGAATTACTTGAAAGACATATTAGAGATATGCAAGATTCTATTATGAGTATCAGAATGGTTCCTATGGAATCTATTTACTCAAAATTTCCTAAAGTTGTTAGAGACATCTCTAGAAAACTTAGTAAAAAAGTTGATTTTTTACATTATGGAGATGGAGTTGAAATTGATAAAGCAATGATTGAGGGATTAACAGATCCTTTAATGCACATTATCAGAAACTCATTAGACCATGGTTTAGAAACTCCTGATGAAAGATTAAGATGTGGTAAAAAAGAGACAGGATTAATATCTATTTCTGCTGAACAAGCGAATGGTCAAATGATTATCACTATTAAAGATGATGGTAGAGGAATTGATGCAGAAAAAGTTGCTCAAAAAGCTTTAGAAAATGGTCAAATTGATGATAATCAATTCGCTACTATGACTGATAATGACAAAGCAATGTTAGTTTTCGGAGCTGGTGTTAGTACAGCAAAAGAGATTACTGACATTTCTGGTCGTGGAGTGGGAATGGATGTTGTAAAAACAAACATTCAAAAACTTGGTGGAGCAATAAAACTTGATACAGAAAAAGGTTATGGAACTACTATTACTATCATGTTACCATTAACTCTTGCTATTTTAGATGGTCTTGATATTGCAGTTGGCGATCAAAAATATATTTTACCTCTTAGTTCTATTGTAGAATCTTTACAACCAACATCAGATATGATTAAAAAAATTGGTGATGGAACACAAGATTTATTAATGTTAAGAGAAGAGTTTATTCCTGTTGTTAGATTACACAATCTTTTTGGAATTAAACCTACTTTTACAAAACTTGAAGATGGTATGTTAATAGTTGTTAAATCTGGTAATCAAAAAGTTGCCATTTCAATTGATGAATTTTTAAATCAACATCAAGTAGTTGTTAAACCTTTAGATAAAAACTTTAGAAGTGTTGATGGAATAGGTGCTGCAACTGTAAGAGGAGATGGAAGTATTGGTCTTATTTTAGATGTGCTTGGAATTATAAATGCACAAATTAAAATAGAAAAAGATTTAAGTGCTACAAAAAAAAGAAAAGCATCTTAA